In the Ptychodera flava strain L36383 chromosome 1, AS_Pfla_20210202, whole genome shotgun sequence genome, CTTACAGTGGAAACTGTAACTTTGACCCTTGATacattgtgtttcattttgagTCGATCGTTCTTCTAAATCCATGCGTATACCAACATCATACTCAAAGCACATCGTGGTTTAAGCACACTTAACTCTAACTGCCTGACGAGTGCCAAGATATCGATTATGTCTCACTTAACTATCATAGACTTTTGCGTTTCACCTTGTTGTAGATACCGGATTATGCAGCGTTGTTGGAAATCAGACAGGTACGAGCGGCCATCCCCCGACGAACTCAGAGCTGAGTTTGATAATATATTAAGAACGCCAGCTAACAGATCTGAGGTATGTATTCATTCGTTCCCACTGAGGTGGCATTGtatcgcgcctcgaaagtgaaaaacaagcctttgctgtaacttttctcTGAGCAGCTTTCAACCATGTGATTCTCTTTCCAAAATCGACAATGACAATCACGGGCCGCCACGCAATATTTGGTAAAACAGAAACAATTACAGTAAATTTGCCGAAgtctgaaattcaaagtgatcTGAAATCTGAAATACAAAAAATCCTCTCGGTGTTGGCTCAAAGGAAAAAAACTATAATTAACACGATCGGAACtgatttaggataattggatgatgaagaatgtctatttaatctgcaaatgtaagctcatctgcttttctttttaagttatacacttgtttttatgagtaatttgcactattgcaacatttagctatagggcacctaacacttttgagaagtttgaaaaatatgatgatccaattatcccaaattggttccaatcgtgttaattttcgattttcacaaaaataacacatTGAAACCCTTATTTTCTCCAGAGCCTAgaggctttaaaatgagccccatacCAAAACAGGAATTGTAAATGTTAGATAGTCTGAGTTTCTTTCCCAGGGACGAATTCTACCTTTAAGGCACAAAGTTGCACTTTTTAACCTTGTTGTGATATcagaaaacatgaaatactTACATACACTTACTCAGTGTACAAAACGATCACAAGATATAACTACAGAAGTGTCAAACATTACCCCTTTATTAGTGCATTTGTATAACGCAAGGGAAAGCTGCTCTTCTTGTCTATATGAAATGCACCATCAATTAAGATTTCATCACGAACGCTAGAATGAGGTCCACACTCTATGGCACAATGCATGTTCAGCCAATTATGGTGAAGTCTGTGCACAGCActtgatttttggtacataccatAGAatgcttcaccaaattttaaTCTTGTCTGGCTGTAAGCCGAGTTGAGGTAGTGCACAGTTTACAAGTATGTCAGCATGTTTAAGGAAGTCAAACTACACAAAATACGttatgtatcaatcacaattaatgAAACAAGCTCAAAAAAGAGAGACTTTATGCCTCTAAGAATGTAAATTCACTCATATAGTTTTATCAACCGTACTTTATTTGAATATAAGAAATAAATTGCTCAACGATTGTATTTTAATAAGTTCTCTTATAcctatttttcataaaatggatTCCTTCTCTACATAATTAGCGTTTAAACTTCAAATCTGATGTGATGTATGTTTGCAGAGATTTTTCACTGCAGCATTCAAAGAGAGACACAACAACAGACACGATAACGAACTGACAGGATGACCTCTTTCATCGAAACATCGGAAAGGACTCTAAAAATGAAGGCAGCTTGGTCAATCTACACCggatgaaataatgaaattaccTACTTTATTGTACGACTAATTTAATGTTCATGACATACAAGAAATACTTTGTATAGTTTTGTGGTGTACAGTATCAATTTGAATTCAAGTTCTGTTGAAAGAACAAGCCTGcacttttttcctttgttttactACCTCTGTaataatttgtgaaatttgtatGTCAGACATCGTCCAAATACAAGGAAAACCATGTTAACGTCGACTCATACGGACACATGGAATAATTACGTAATACTATATATTTGTCTCTGGCACGGTCGTCTATGTATTATGTATCTATGTAAAGATTTGTATTTTATTAATGTATTTCAATGACATTCGGAATTGATGTTTTCATTGCTGTCAGGTGACGAGCGTTGACATACTTGTCATAACATTAGTGGCTTCTCTACATGCTTAGCATGTCGGAAGAATACGTCTATTCATGGTTTATTTTGACAGTTTGGATGGTTTGAATTGATTATATATACCCCTTAAATAAGTAATTTGTACATTATATCAATTGTAATTCCAAGCGACTGTACTTAATTACAGGTATCCTTAAAGGTTCCATAAATTTCCTCTTTTAAGTTCGGTAATTTTGATTAGAATAAATGATTGTAATAAATGTCTTTGAGAAGTGATCAGACACTTCATGTATCTGTTACTTTTTCTGCTCTATATTACGTACACAGATGACCAAACACTGCtgccaaaatgaaaatatcattttatgCTTCAAAGGTTGGAACTCCACAAATGTCTAATGAGATCACTTCAAAATCAATATAAATCCTTATAAAACATAACTTCTACACATAGTTTAAATAATATAAGAAGAAACTGTGATTCGTTATCAGCCACCATTGCTGGTACTGTAATTTCTTAACTTGAAACTGGTAGTATACTAGGTAGTTCTTCTGATGCAGTCCTATGATGAAACAATTATGGTGGTCGGTTATGCAGTACTTTTAGGTTCGATGTCTGCTATTATTAGCAGACTTCCTCAGTTTATCCAAGGGACATCACGTCATATCATCGCTTCGTCTAATTTCGCTAGATCATCATATAATTGTTTTGGATTTGTTTAGGGTTATAAGACTTAAAAACGATCTTTGTAAAACTTCAGCCTACTTTATAATAGGTAACAACTTTCACACACTCATTTCTACCCGCACTACGACTTGTCCTCTGCCTAACGCATTGTTATGCCCAGTGTCGTTTATATTAGATaacgatttttttattttaatttgttatCTCTTTGAGTTATTGAGCATAAAAAGACGTGTTGACTCTTAACCAAAACTTGACTTTTCTTCTGAATCTGCGCTTTATcaccccaatatgtaataattaggCCAAACTGTAATATAaaccccaatatgtaataacagttAACCCAGTATGTAAGTAATAGAGACCAGTGTTCGAAATTCGTGGAAAATATCAACCAGTCACCACGACTGGTAACTTcaaaaagttgcctgtcctgccaaaaaCTTACCAGTCCTGATACTGCGATTAATTTATGTGCCTAAGTATTTTGTTATGCGCTGTTGAGTAGGATGAATTTACGGGAAAGAAAACTGTCTTGCCATAAAATTTGTATGGGAGCCCGGAGAAAAAATAGCAGACATAGTTTTAAAGAAGACTCCCCACGCTAAAGTCAACCTGTCCGCcggactggtaacttttttattttaccagTCCGGCAGAAAAACAACCAGTCTCGGACTGCCGGACAGgtgttatttcgaacactgaatAGAGAACCTCCGACACCGAGGTGGTTCTTAACAAGAACCACCGAGGGGAGAAGTGGTTCTCTGACTTAAACCACGATCGCCTATGGACTATGACGCTGTTGGAGTTGTATTTAAAATTAGAAATACGAAATAGTTAGTAACTGTTCAGTaacaaaaatcaagaaatttatatctatttatatttattcacgCTATGGAGATGACCCTGGCCTATCAACAATACAAACACATCCAGGCCTATTctcaaaacaaatacatgtacaaactaTGGAAGATGACCCAGACCTATCAGGAATGATGCAAATACAGGTACAAAGTACTATGGAAGATGACCCTAGCCCATCATCCACAAAACAATTattcagtacatgtacattcaacGGCCGAAGCTGACCCCGGCCTATCCACAAATATATGAACACGCTATGGAGATGGCCCTGGCCTATCCGCAATACAAATACAGGTATACCCTTCATGGAAGATGACCCAAGCCTATCCTTaatgcaaatacatgtacaaactaTCGAAGATCACCCTGGCCCATCAACGATACACATATATGTACACAATATTTGTATTGATGATAGGCTTGGGTCATCTTCCATATTGTATACACGTATTTGTATTCTGGAAAGGCCCGAGTCATCTTCCATACCGTGAGCATGTATGTGTTTGTTAATTGGCCTGAGTCATCTTCCATTGCATGTATGTGTGCTATGGATATCCGAGGATCATCTTCcatgctgtgtacatgtattattatATGATGTCTACCAATGAAGTTTCGGTTTAGTCTCTTCAAATACAAGGTATTAGACACGCACACACATAAAATTTTGCAGTGTGTGATGTTACTGTTCACAAATGAAACGAGACTTAAATTCCGTCGTCAACAATCACATAGGGCACCACCAGTCTTTTAAGATTGACTGAAGGTAGCTAGAACTAGATTCGATAATTTGCGAGCACAATCCGAATACTTGAAAATTCAACGAAATGTAGTTAATGCTTAAGAATGGGATACAACGAATGGACTGAAATTCATCGTTATTCATGTGATATGCAGAGTCAACACATAGTATTTTATTGAAACAGGTGAATGTTTGATACACAAGAGCAACAACGATCATACCTTTAATATTCTACGTCGAAATCTCGGTTGCTTTTCAGATTTAAATACAAACTATGATACCAGTATCATCATGCAAATGATAACATCAACGGCAACATAAAAACCATCAAACGAACTATATACATCAACTAAAGTTTTGAATTGCTCCGTGAACGCATTGCGTATATACAGATCGCTACGTAGAAATTGCCACAGTCTTTAATAAAGAATATATAGAGAAATCCATGCGACCAAAAATGCGAGCATTATTATGAGAATGTTTAGTTCAAGCACTAAAAACCTGCCGATTTGTGTGGTTTAAATATAAGTCATAGGTTACATAGTCATCATATTAAAGACTTATTTCAGCGATACAGGTTAGCCCTCGTTTCATTATGAGTTTGACAGTTCTACACCTTCATGCAGTCGGTCACTTTATATCACTTATGCACAACGAGACAAGTGAAATTATTAGGAGCGTAAATTCCATCGTCGTTCTTCACGCTGTTTCTCGACAGGTGATCCACAACTTTCCTGAGCATTTCCGCGGGAGCTGAACTCCTGAAGGAAGCAGCGTGGGTTAAAAAGTCCAAAAGATGGCTACCAGCCTCTGAAGTCTCGTCAAAGCATTCGGTGATGTTTATTGTGGCATCCAGCTCCAGTCGGTCGATTTTACGCACATTGTGCTTCTCAAGCAATCTCTCAACCAGTGCAGGTTCAATCAGGTTAATTTCACGCTGGTCGATGTGGTTACATAACTTCAAAAACATATTGGTCTCTTCGAgtaggtaaaaaaatgtaacagGAATTAGTTATTACGCCTTGAAGCTCAAAGGCATACAATAGCCAGCCATATTTCGTTCACTTCATTTGTTATAGAGTTGGTGAGTTTTATGTACATGAGGGTTTAAATGAACATCATAAGTATTATTATAAAAACCGAGTATTGATAAACTTTCATCACAAAGAAGCTAACGATGCTAGGGGAGCTGTCAGTGACTCGTAGACGTCTGGCCCCTAGGAAATTTGAGAACTCAAAACATATAAACTTCGACTCTTCCCTTTTCAAAAGTTGTAATAAATCATGTTATCATTGATAATTACGTTTCGTTCTTCTGTgtatctggcagaaatgtacattgtaaatttaaccctttgagtgccaagtcaattttgtcgcctttataaatcAGCATTTGTTTCAGATTtagacaaattttgtttttttaaagtttttacaaAAGTTTGATCAGTAACTgtatccaatgaaaagtgatgtccatttggtccgaAATTATTAaacaattactgaaaaattttataaaaattggtaaatgttgCGCTTTAATGTTGGTAGGAAAAATTACGGCACACAGCACTCAACGGGTCAAGTAACATGAGGCGTTTTTTCATCATAATCAATTTCTCCTTCATTCACAACCACAAAAAGTCGCCACGGCCGAGGACGGAAACTTATTGTTCCTTCTTGGAGACATGGAAATGGCAGTGTATGTACAGTTATGGAAACAATTTACTCATGTGCACAGACTTCCGCATTTATGATAGCTTACCAGACGTGAAGAACAGAATCAAAGTACCATTTTCCTTCAGTGCTGAATACGTCCAACTTATCATCTCGTCAAGGTTTACAACATACTCCAGCACATTAATCACACATACACAGTCAAAACGAGCGCCCCCATCGGACTGCTGATATTCTTCAAAGGTGGCTTGCCGGCAGTCAAAGGTCACGTCGTCGAGGTCATTTGGTGTCTTGCCCCGATTTTGATTGAATTCTTCCAGAAACTTGGACGATGGCTCAACCATTGTGGCTTTTATCGATGAAAATCTCCTTCGTAGTTTTTGAAGGAGTGTCAAATCAGATAAACCTATAACAAGGAAAAGTATACCTCTCTGACAATATAGATAGAATATTATGCCTTTAAAGTTTACAATCGGTTCGAAACATATCCCGTAGAAGGGTTACATTTTGAGGCTAATCATAAGGATTAAGGCACAATCAGTTTTCAGTGACCATAATAAAGGATTGTGAAAGTATAGAAAGAatgatagaaagatgaaaaaagAATGAAACGGCATACATTATGGATcaaatcattatcattatttgtatgaattttaTAATCGACGTTCTTCCATTATTATTTTCTCTCACAGCATTCAGaccatttttatcaattttacttttttatgaaCTTCAATTCCATGTTTTTGCTATTTCTCGCAAAGTTGCTGTTGTCCTTTAATTGTGTATCTGAGTGTCTCACTGAAAAAGTAAGGAATCACCAGGTAGGCAGGTTATGTATGCAAAAGTTATTCAGGACGATGTGTGTGGATTCATGGCTAAAGATAAGGCAATGCTATGTATTGTAAGTAGCAAATGTATCCTACTACAAAATAGACGTGAGATTACTTCATTAGGGTATTAAAgtacaaaatacacaattgctGTCGAGGGAACGACCGAAATAAAACAACAGACCACTTACAATACAGAGAACTAACGGTACAGCTGAAAGATTGAGACTACGGCTCTGTTATTACATGTTTGATTGAACGAAGTGGCATTTACAGCTTTGCATTGTGTCTTTTCCATCATTGGCAAACAAACGATGCGAATGCTTTATAAATATAAACTCTTATTCGCAAACAATGTTGGTTCCCACTACTGACGAAAACACGTTCAGTACAAAGTCATTGAGGTGTAACACCACGATACTGATGTGTAAGGGAAgagattgaaaaaaaactgacaaGCTCTCTGTCTACTATCCCTTCCTCACAGTGATCGGCCACAAATCATAGACTGCCAAGGTTAAGACTACTGTCTATAAACTAGTGTCACATTGATCAAGGCAATACTCTCGTAGTGTAAGAACGAAATGCCAACATATTACTTCTGTGACCCGTCACCTAGTAATCTCACATTCATATTCATTCactttttcattcaaaaattcAATTCTCTTTCGGTATTCAAGTCTGTTTACTACCATGCCCATAATACGAGTTCACACGTACCAGCGCCGCATCCGATACCAAGGTATTCGAAGACAACTTTGTCGTCGTTGTCGTCTTTGTTGCCAATAATAAGACTTGGTAGAGCATCAGAAAACATCTGCAGGGTCTTTTTGTGTCGATCAGTCCTTTTATAGTACGCCATAAAGGCCTGGGCGTAGCTGTCGGCGTCAGCTTTCAGGGAACGATACCAATCGGCACTGTCCATTTCTCTACTTCAAGTTAGCAACACAAGATGATACTGTGAGTAGGGATGGAGCTAAGGACTGGAGCGATGCAGAACCAGATAGAAACGACGTCAAACTGAAAGAAACGCAAAGAATGAGTGCAGTTAGTAATGAAATGAGTTTTGTTTCTAATTGGCTtgctttttaaaatcatttctGCATGTCGTCAGGCGGAAGCTTATGTTCCGGTCTGCAATAATTATAAACCCACTGAACAGGTAAGACTAGATTTGATAGTATCATCCTTTGTGTCGTATAGAGTCGCAGTCCCTCCCTAAAGGAAAATGCGAATAGACAAGTACGTTGGCCCACTCCCATGGCTTAAGTGTCCTCGTTACATATCTTTGGAAACCTCTTTTCCTCACTTTAACAATATATTTCGTAGTATCTCCTCTTCTTGATTTGTGATCATACGTCAAATCTGTCTTGCTTTGCCCATTGTGAATGTCACACTGTGAAGTTCAACCAGATCACAGTGATGACCCTTATTGACCTTATCGTCCTTCTGCTTTCTGCACCTGTCGCTATCATCATCCAGCTTTATACATGCTGTGCAGAGTACACAGACAACAGACAGTAAAATTAGTTGGAAATGTCGAATCTACATATAAGTAAATTGATTTTGTGAGTACAATAAGGTGCAATGTAACAGACTAGGTTTCACTGAAATGAGTGAAACGTACTCAGCTCATTTTGAGTGTTATATCAGCGTACACGAGATAGATGTTTCATCATATCTTACTATATTAGGCTTGTCGTTtgtttgctttattttttttgtcttaGCGAACACGTGTAACATGGATATGTAGTGCAGGACATACCATGCTTTTacgtcattttgattttcattagTTTAGCCACTTTTGAAGCAACAGTTCTTCTATAGAAGCGAAGATAAAGTTAAAAAAATAGACAGTGAAGTTAGTGAAAATATACTTTTCTAATTTAATATACATCGGCCCTTTCAGCCAAATCGTTGTAAAGTGTTTGTAATTGTTGTGACGAACACAATGAGAATTTATTTATATTCATCCTAAAATAAGCAACTGCAACATATGCCCTCCAAAAAGGcatttttttaatatatatccctCATAGTAAATGTAAGCTCCCTTACCCTCATAATTAGTGAAAACGGGTCTCACGGTGGTAAAATACCAAAAAGACtttatttataatattcctatttcataattatgataCTAATGCGATTTTTAATATATGGGGCgccaaatataaaataattagttta is a window encoding:
- the LOC139139417 gene encoding histamine N-methyltransferase B-like → MDSADWYRSLKADADSYAQAFMAYYKRTDRHKKTLQMFSDALPSLIIGNKDDNDDKVVFEYLGIGCGAGLSDLTLLQKLRRRFSSIKATMVEPSSKFLEEFNQNRGKTPNDLDDVTFDCRQATFEEYQQSDGGARFDCVCVINVLEYVVNLDEMISWTYSALKENGTLILFFTSETNMFLKLCNHIDQREINLIEPALVERLLEKHNVRKIDRLELDATINITECFDETSEAGSHLLDFLTHAASFRSSAPAEMLRKVVDHLSRNSVKNDDGIYAPNNFTCLVVHK